The Thermotoga sp. SG1 region AGGATCATGGCACTGATAGCAGAATACACTCCGCTTAAGGTGTAAAAAATAATCTTGTAATTGTCAACGTTGACTCCACTTAATCTAGTTGCCTCTTCATTGCCACCTATTGAGTACGCGTATAAACCGAGTTTCGTTTGGGAAAGGAGGTACCATGTCAAAAAAAAGACCCCAAACATTATAAAAACAGGAACAGGGATCGAGAAAATCTCACCACGACCAATAAATCTGAAGGCATCGCTGAAACCCGTTATTGGCATACCGTTTGTGTACAGAAGGGTAAAGCTTCTGGCAATTGCCATCGTTGCGAGTGTTACAATGAAAGGTTGTAGTTTCGCCTTGGCTATCACAAAGCCGTTGAAAAGACCAAAAAGAGCTCCAACTCCCAGGCCAGCCAACACAGCTAGAAGAATGGATCCTTGCTTCAGAATTGATGCAAGTACAACGGCGCTGAAAGCAAAAACAGATCCCACCGAGAGGTCTATTCCACCGGAAATGATGACGATGGTCATTCCAAAGGCTATAATCGCTTGAACGGAAACCTGCCTCAACACGTTGAGCAAATTAGAGATCGTTAGAAATCTATCGGAAAGGATCGACAGAACAACTAACAGTGCGATGAATCCAACAACTACCGGGTATCGCCTCATAAGATTCCATATCCCTTTCATTTTGCTTGCACCCCCACTGCTGCTTTCATGATGTTTTCTTGGGATATTTCATCTTTCTCCAGCAATGCTGTCATTCTGCCTCTATGCATAACCATCACTCGATCACACAGATTCACTATCTCCGGTAACTCAGAGGAAATGAAGATAATTCCCGTCCCTTCATTTGCCAGGTGGTTCATCAGCTCATAAATTTCCACTTTAGATCCCACATCGATACCACGGGTTGGTTCTACAAACACGGCAAGTCGCGGTTTCTTGGCGAGATATTTTGCTATCACCACCTTTTGTTGATTACCACCTGATAGATTCTTAACCAGCTGCTTAATGGATGGTGTCTTGATGTTCAGTTGCTTTACGAATTGCTCAGCAATCCTGGCTGATTGCTTCCAGTTTATTTTCATGAATCGTGAAACAATATCTGTATTTGGTAGGATGATGTTCTTAATCACACTCAACTCGAGAATAAGACCCTGAGTTTTTCTATCTTCTGGGACCATAACGATACCATTTTTCAAAGCATCTAAAGGACTTTCCAATCTTGTTATATCCTTTCCAAAAAGTGTCATTCTTTTGAAAAAGGATTTCATGGCTCCAAAAAGTCCCAAAGCAAGTTCACTTTTACCGCAACCAACCAACCCTGCTATCCCAAAGATTTCCCCTTTTCTCAGTTCGAAAGAAAGAGGTTCTACATAGCCTGGTACGGAGAATTCCTCTACTTCAAAAATTACCTCCTCTGTGCATTTGTTGAATTTAGGATACATTTCCGATATTCTCCTTCCTATCATCATCTGTATAATGGTGTCACGATCGTAGTCTCTCAAACTTCCTGTTCCTATCTTTTGTCCGTCTCTCAAAACGGTGATCCTGTCTGCTATTTCAAATACCTCATCGAGACGATGCGATATGAATACTATAGAGATTCCGCGTCTCTTTAAATCGTGCATTATTTCAAAAAGCCTTTTTACCTCGTGTTCGGTAATGGTTGCAGTTGGTTCGTCCATTATCAGAATCTTAACTTTCCTAGAAAGTGCTTTAGCTATGGACACTAGCTGTTTCTCCGAAACACTCAATTCTTCTACCCTTTTATCAGGCTGAATATCAAATTCGAGCTGCTCAAGGAGCTCTCTGGCTTTTCTTACGAGATTTTTCCTCGAAACGTTCCAATTTTCTTCCAATCCCAAAAAGATGTTCTCAGCCACTGTAAGGTTCTCACAGAGGCTCAACTCCTGATGAATCATCGATATCCCATAGTTCTGCGCTTCGAGAATAGAGTTAAAAGTCACTTCTTTTCCATCCAGGAAGATTTTTCCCTCATCTGGTCTGAGAATTCCTGATAATATTTTCATCAGAGTACTCTTACCGGCACCGTTTTCTCCAACGAGTGCATGAATTTCCCCCCTTCCCAGGTCAAAATCCACTTTGTCAAGAGCCACTACCCCTGGGAAGCGCTTCGTAATTTGTTTCATTTCGAGCAATTTCAAAATATCACCCCACTCACGAGGATGACGTTCGAATACGGCTTGTCCGCTCCTGTCCTTACAAATCCTTTTGAAGTTCTGGAAATTTTTTTGAACTCCTCATGAGGTATGAATTCTATTTTTACATTACTATTGTTTTTCTCTACGAGATTAATCAGTAAATCTCGAGTCTCAGAATTTTTTTCGTTCATCTCCTCAGCCAGAATGATTTTCTCAATCTCTAATTCCTTTAGAATAACTTCTACCACTTCCAGAAGGCCAGGTTTTCCCTTGTCAACCACTAAATCTACTTTTTTGGCTCCATCAGGTATAGGGAAACCCATATCAACTATTGTCAACATGTCGGTATGTCCCATGTTTGCCACCATCTCGGATATGGTAGAGTTAAGAATTCCCATTCGTTTCATACTCTGATCCTCCTTTGGTTGATTCTCTGATGATCAACTCTGTTTCAAGCACGATCTTTTTATTTTCCTTACTTTTCCCACTTATCATCCAATGAAGTATCTTTGCGGATTCATAACCCATTGCATGGAAGGGTTGCCTAACCGTTGTCAACGAGGGTTTATAATGTTTACTGAAAGGAAGATCATCAAATCCGGTGACACTCACATCTTTTGGAACTCCATATCCCATTTCTTCCAGAGCATCTATTGCCCCGTACGCCATAAGATCGTTCCCACAAACAATAGCATCGGGAATCTTCTTCAATTTTTTCACAAGTGAAAAACCACTTTCATAGGTGAATTGTCCGAAGAAAACCACATAGTCCTTTATCCCAGCTTCTTTGAGAGCATCCACAAATCCCTTTAACCTTTCCGTAGCACTGTACGTTCCTTCTTCTCCATTCAAAAAGGCAAACGATCTGTGCCCTGTCTTTACCAAGTACCACACAAGTTTTTTCATACCGTTGTAATTGTCGCTAACCACATACGGTGCATCGTACCCTTCGTACACCCTGTCCACAAAAACTACTTTCACTCTATTTAGGATGCTGCTCAATAGTCGATTGTTACTTCCTGCACCTATCAGTAACAATCCATCCATTTTCTTTGAAACCAGCATCTCAATTAACTTTTCTTCTTCTTTAACATCATGATTTG contains the following coding sequences:
- a CDS encoding LacI family DNA-binding transcriptional regulator, with amino-acid sequence MKKVTIRDIAREAGVSPSTVSRVINKSAPVRKELEEKVLEVIKKMGYTPNLVARSLRKGYTDTVGFIVPDITNPFFSLIIKGAEDFFKKKKISLVVCSSNHDVKEEEKLIEMLVSKKMDGLLLIGAGSNNRLLSSILNRVKVVFVDRVYEGYDAPYVVSDNYNGMKKLVWYLVKTGHRSFAFLNGEEGTYSATERLKGFVDALKEAGIKDYVVFFGQFTYESGFSLVKKLKKIPDAIVCGNDLMAYGAIDALEEMGYGVPKDVSVTGFDDLPFSKHYKPSLTTVRQPFHAMGYESAKILHWMISGKSKENKKIVLETELIIRESTKGGSEYETNGNS
- a CDS encoding ABC transporter permease encodes the protein MKGIWNLMRRYPVVVGFIALLVVLSILSDRFLTISNLLNVLRQVSVQAIIAFGMTIVIISGGIDLSVGSVFAFSAVVLASILKQGSILLAVLAGLGVGALFGLFNGFVIAKAKLQPFIVTLATMAIARSFTLLYTNGMPITGFSDAFRFIGRGEIFSIPVPVFIMFGVFFLTWYLLSQTKLGLYAYSIGGNEEATRLSGVNVDNYKIIFYTLSGVYSAISAMILIARLNSAQPIFGEGYELDAIAAVVLGGASLSGGKGTVLGTLFGALIMGIINNGLNLLNVSPFYQQAVKGSIILAAVLLEREK
- a CDS encoding sugar ABC transporter ATP-binding protein: MKLLEMKQITKRFPGVVALDKVDFDLGRGEIHALVGENGAGKSTLMKILSGILRPDEGKIFLDGKEVTFNSILEAQNYGISMIHQELSLCENLTVAENIFLGLEENWNVSRKNLVRKARELLEQLEFDIQPDKRVEELSVSEKQLVSIAKALSRKVKILIMDEPTATITEHEVKRLFEIMHDLKRRGISIVFISHRLDEVFEIADRITVLRDGQKIGTGSLRDYDRDTIIQMMIGRRISEMYPKFNKCTEEVIFEVEEFSVPGYVEPLSFELRKGEIFGIAGLVGCGKSELALGLFGAMKSFFKRMTLFGKDITRLESPLDALKNGIVMVPEDRKTQGLILELSVIKNIILPNTDIVSRFMKINWKQSARIAEQFVKQLNIKTPSIKQLVKNLSGGNQQKVVIAKYLAKKPRLAVFVEPTRGIDVGSKVEIYELMNHLANEGTGIIFISSELPEIVNLCDRVMVMHRGRMTALLEKDEISQENIMKAAVGVQAK
- the rbsD gene encoding D-ribose pyranase, whose amino-acid sequence is MKRMGILNSTISEMVANMGHTDMLTIVDMGFPIPDGAKKVDLVVDKGKPGLLEVVEVILKELEIEKIILAEEMNEKNSETRDLLINLVEKNNSNVKIEFIPHEEFKKISRTSKGFVRTGADKPYSNVILVSGVIF